A stretch of DNA from Noviherbaspirillum sedimenti:
CTGCCTCCTTGTTAAAATGGTGCGACAAGCCCTGCCGCACCATTTTTTCTCGAACAGCTTAGCTTATTCGGCCGCACCGCCGTAAGGAACATCCTTGTGCCCGTAGCGGCGGACGCGGATATTGGCTTGCTCGCCGTGGCCGGCGAAGCCTTCCAGAGCGCACAGCCTGGAGCAATACTCGCCAATCATGGCAGATGCTTCATCGGTGAGCACCTTTTGATAGGTGCAAGTCTTCAGGAATTTGCCGACCCATAAGCCGCCGGTATAGCGCGCTGCCTTCATTGTCGGCAAGGTGTGATTGGTGCCGATAACTTTATCGCCATACGAAACATTGGTGCGTGGCCCTAAAAACAGTGCGCCGTAGTTACGCAGATTTTTCAGGAAATAGTCATCATCGTGCGTCATGACTTGCACGTGTTCGGATGCAATTTCATTAGCAATCTTGACCATTTCTTCATTGCTTTCAGCAACGATCACCTGGCCAAATTTTTCCCATGACTGGGATGCAATGGCGGCTGTCGGCAAAATCTTCAGCAAGCGCTTGACCTCTTCGATGGTATCCAGCGCCAGTTTTTCGGAAGTGGTCAGCAAGATTGCCGGCGACTCCGGACCGTGCTCTGCCTGTCCCAGCAAGTCGGTCGCACACAGTTCGCCATCGACGGTGTCGTCTGCGATCACCAGGGTCTCGGTCGGGCCCGCAAACAGATCGATACCGACGCGACCGAACATTTGGCGCTTGGCTTCCGCAACAAACGCATTGCCTGGGCCGACCAGCATATCCACCGGCGCAATAGACCGCGTGCCGATTGCCATGGCGCCGATCGCCTGGATACCGCCCAAGCAGTAGATTTCATCCGCACCTGCCATGTGCTGAGCGGCGACAATTGCCGGTGCTGGCTTGCCCTGGAATGGCGGCGCGCACGTGATGATCCGGGGCACACCAGCGACTTTAGCCGTGATCACAGACATATGGGCCGACGCCAGCAAAGAATACTTGCCGCCCGGTACATAGCAACCCGCGGCATTCACTGGGATATTCTTGTGCCCCAAAATAATGCCCGGCAGCGTTTCGACTTCGATGTCTTTCATCGATTCGCGCTGGTGCTGCGCGAAATTACGCACTTGCTTCTGCGCGAATTCGATATCGGCCAGGTTTTTATCGCTGAGTTGATTCAGGCAATTCTGGATTTCTTTGTCGGTCAACCGGTAATCGTCGCGCTCGACTTTATCGAAGCGAATGGCCAGCTCGCGTACGGCGGCATCACCACCTTGTTCGATGTCAGCAAGGATTTTTTCCACGGTTTCCCGGACTTCCCGCGCCGCGTTTTTGACAACTTCCGGTTCTGCGCCTTGCTTGAGCCACTTAGCCATTTTCAGTCTCCAGTCGATTTGGTTTAGATGCATTGCATACGTATGCAATGCATCGCAGTATAGGACAGGCATGCGGACTGCGCAAGTTTTTT
This window harbors:
- the hisD gene encoding histidinol dehydrogenase; this encodes MAKWLKQGAEPEVVKNAAREVRETVEKILADIEQGGDAAVRELAIRFDKVERDDYRLTDKEIQNCLNQLSDKNLADIEFAQKQVRNFAQHQRESMKDIEVETLPGIILGHKNIPVNAAGCYVPGGKYSLLASAHMSVITAKVAGVPRIITCAPPFQGKPAPAIVAAQHMAGADEIYCLGGIQAIGAMAIGTRSIAPVDMLVGPGNAFVAEAKRQMFGRVGIDLFAGPTETLVIADDTVDGELCATDLLGQAEHGPESPAILLTTSEKLALDTIEEVKRLLKILPTAAIASQSWEKFGQVIVAESNEEMVKIANEIASEHVQVMTHDDDYFLKNLRNYGALFLGPRTNVSYGDKVIGTNHTLPTMKAARYTGGLWVGKFLKTCTYQKVLTDEASAMIGEYCSRLCALEGFAGHGEQANIRVRRYGHKDVPYGGAAE